A portion of the Chlamydia avium 10DC88 genome contains these proteins:
- a CDS encoding phospholipase D-like domain-containing protein, with amino-acid sequence MKNKAYARIKIAVTAGSLFILGIFLKSPPADTFQTFLSSSEPVIYSKQCNDEPLKVLCDAIDSAKYDIFLRIYRLTSPEIYTSFANQAKANLPVTIHYEKMTGVTDFPHTSKVTLVEHPAKVRKLMHQKALAIDNTYAWLGSANYTHPSLIQDSNLIIGLKSSELCQHIKKESSGEFKIHKQNAQYFSLPGDQRQALSTILQTLKTAKKTIRVAMFALTYPPIFLELNAAQKRGVNVQILVDKDFKKLAIRQIEALKNSSLTLQAKVTRHRLHHKFAIIDNRVLITGSANWSEAGFNLNSEDILILDNLTTKQLKKLNTIWKDLENQCAVVYPIKEQALPLTEEKRVA; translated from the coding sequence ATGAAAAATAAAGCTTATGCACGTATAAAAATTGCTGTAACAGCGGGATCATTATTCATCCTGGGGATCTTTCTAAAATCTCCCCCTGCAGATACCTTTCAGACATTTCTTTCTTCATCAGAACCTGTTATCTACAGTAAACAATGTAATGATGAACCTCTAAAAGTCCTTTGTGATGCCATAGATTCTGCTAAATATGATATATTTCTACGTATTTATCGTCTTACATCTCCTGAAATCTACACTAGTTTTGCAAATCAAGCCAAGGCAAATCTTCCAGTAACCATTCATTATGAAAAAATGACAGGTGTTACTGACTTCCCTCATACTTCCAAAGTAACTCTCGTAGAGCATCCTGCTAAAGTTAGGAAACTTATGCATCAAAAAGCTCTTGCTATTGATAATACCTATGCCTGGCTAGGATCTGCAAATTACACTCACCCCTCCCTAATCCAAGATAGTAATTTAATCATTGGCTTAAAAAGTAGTGAGCTATGCCAGCATATTAAAAAAGAATCTTCTGGAGAATTTAAGATTCATAAACAAAATGCACAATACTTCTCCCTTCCCGGAGATCAAAGACAAGCACTATCTACAATCTTACAGACATTGAAAACAGCAAAAAAAACAATACGCGTTGCTATGTTCGCGTTAACCTATCCTCCTATTTTTCTAGAATTGAATGCCGCCCAAAAACGTGGAGTAAATGTACAGATTCTTGTGGATAAGGATTTTAAAAAACTCGCTATTCGTCAAATCGAAGCACTAAAAAATTCCTCACTGACATTACAAGCTAAAGTTACTCGCCACCGATTGCATCACAAGTTTGCCATCATCGATAACCGTGTATTAATTACAGGATCAGCAAATTGGTCCGAAGCTGGGTTTAACTTAAATTCTGAAGATATTTTGATTTTAGATAACCTAACGACTAAACAACTAAAAAAACTGAACACTATTTGGAAAGACTTAGAAAATCAATGTGCTGTTGTATATCCTATAAAAGAGCAAGCACTTCCTCTCACCGAAGAAAAACGCGTTGCTTAA
- a CDS encoding menaquinone biosynthesis decarboxylase, whose product MSSLRCLISLLRSQNDLIDVFSPVDPYLEIAEIHRRVIQNQGPALLFHRVRGCSFPVLTNLFGTQKRVDLIFSTVPDNLISQVIQLFSSFPKFSQPWNHLKLLSRCLSLGLRRSYFSKFPYKKMSSVDLNRLPMLTCWPEDGGAFLTLPLVYTESPISKIPNLGMYRMQRFDNQTLGLHFQIHKGGGMHFYEAEQRNHPLPVTVFLSGNPFLILSAIAPLPENVSELLFCTFLQGKKLSYRRNPLTKHPLIYDSEFILIGEGVPHQRHPEGPFGDHFGYYSLQHDFPIFQCKQIYHRKDAIYPATVVGKPYQEDFYLGNKLQEYLSPLFPLVMPGVQKLKSYGEAGFHALTAAVVKERYWKESLATALRILGEGQLSLTKFLMITDQVVDLNDFPIFLETLLARILPHRDLIILSETSNDTLDYTGPSLNKGSKAILMGTGQQIRDLFPSYKGRSLPQVTDIGVFCPGCLVLETSLQTSPEKLLQNPSLASWPLVILTEDLESTLSSHKDFIWKTFTRSSPATDIYSHFTQVIHHHPNYTLPIILNSLMKPHYPKEVIPDENTVNKVSQRWNEYFPKH is encoded by the coding sequence GTGTCTTCATTAAGGTGTCTTATTTCCCTTTTAAGGTCTCAAAACGATCTTATTGATGTTTTTTCTCCTGTAGATCCTTATTTAGAGATTGCAGAAATTCATCGTCGCGTTATTCAAAACCAAGGCCCAGCTCTTTTATTTCATCGTGTTCGAGGATGTTCTTTTCCCGTATTAACTAATCTTTTTGGAACACAAAAACGGGTAGATTTAATATTTTCTACTGTTCCTGATAATTTGATATCTCAAGTTATTCAGCTCTTTTCCTCTTTTCCGAAATTTTCTCAACCATGGAATCACCTTAAACTTTTATCTCGCTGTTTATCTTTAGGATTACGTCGGTCATATTTTTCAAAATTTCCTTACAAAAAGATGTCTTCCGTAGATTTGAACCGTTTGCCCATGCTGACTTGTTGGCCCGAAGACGGAGGAGCCTTTCTTACTCTTCCCCTTGTCTATACAGAGTCCCCTATCTCTAAAATTCCTAATTTAGGCATGTATCGTATGCAAAGGTTTGATAATCAAACCTTAGGTTTGCATTTTCAAATTCATAAGGGCGGGGGAATGCATTTTTATGAAGCTGAACAAAGAAATCATCCGCTCCCTGTTACGGTATTTCTATCTGGGAATCCGTTTCTTATCCTCTCTGCAATTGCTCCCCTTCCAGAAAACGTTTCTGAACTTCTTTTCTGCACATTTTTACAAGGGAAAAAATTATCCTACCGAAGAAATCCTCTCACAAAACATCCTCTGATCTATGATTCTGAATTTATTCTTATAGGAGAGGGAGTCCCTCATCAACGTCATCCTGAGGGGCCTTTTGGAGATCATTTTGGGTATTATAGCCTACAGCATGATTTCCCTATTTTTCAATGCAAACAAATTTATCATCGGAAAGATGCGATTTACCCAGCAACTGTCGTTGGGAAACCCTATCAAGAAGACTTCTATTTGGGTAATAAGCTTCAAGAATATCTCTCTCCCCTATTTCCTTTGGTCATGCCAGGAGTCCAAAAATTAAAAAGCTATGGAGAAGCAGGTTTTCATGCGTTAACAGCTGCAGTTGTTAAAGAACGCTACTGGAAAGAATCCCTAGCAACAGCACTGAGAATCCTTGGAGAAGGGCAACTATCTCTAACAAAATTCCTCATGATCACTGATCAAGTTGTCGATCTCAATGATTTTCCTATCTTTCTAGAAACACTATTAGCAAGAATTCTGCCCCATCGTGATCTCATTATTCTATCGGAAACTTCGAATGATACTTTAGATTATACAGGTCCTTCTCTCAACAAAGGATCAAAAGCTATCCTTATGGGAACTGGCCAACAAATTCGAGACCTTTTTCCCAGCTATAAAGGGAGATCCCTACCCCAGGTAACTGATATCGGGGTTTTTTGCCCCGGATGTCTTGTTCTTGAAACCTCATTACAAACATCCCCCGAGAAATTGTTACAAAATCCTTCTCTGGCCTCCTGGCCTTTAGTCATCCTAACAGAGGATCTTGAGTCTACATTATCAAGTCATAAAGATTTTATATGGAAAACTTTCACTAGATCATCCCCTGCAACGGATATCTACTCACATTTCACCCAAGTTATCCATCACCATCCAAACTATACCCTCCCCATAATTCTAAATTCATTAATGAAACCTCATTATCCAAAAGAAGTTATACCTGACGAAAATACTGTAAATAAGGTTTCTCAACGTTGGAATGAATATTTCCCAAAACACTAA
- the rpmB gene encoding 50S ribosomal protein L28 translates to MSRKCPLTGKRPRCGNSYTMRGIAKKKKGIGLKVTGKTKRRFFPNMVTKKLWSVEQNRFLKLTISTSALRLIDKLGLEKAIVRSKNKSF, encoded by the coding sequence ATGTCAAGAAAGTGTCCACTTACAGGGAAACGACCTCGTTGCGGCAACAGTTATACCATGCGAGGTATTGCTAAGAAGAAAAAAGGAATCGGTCTAAAAGTTACGGGGAAAACTAAAAGACGTTTTTTCCCTAACATGGTGACAAAAAAGCTATGGTCTGTAGAACAAAATCGGTTTCTTAAACTTACAATTTCTACTTCTGCCCTGCGTCTTATTGATAAACTTGGTTTAGAAAAAGCAATCGTTAGATCTAAAAATAAAAGCTTTTAA